CACGTGCTTGCCACATACGCCGATAATTCCGTTAATCTGATTATGACTAGCCCACCGTTTGGATTAGTCCGGAAGAAGGAGTACGGCAATGTTGAGGCTAGCGAATATGTCGATTGGTTCAAGCCTTTTGGCGCCGAGTTTCATCGAGTTCTCACGGAGAACGGCAGTCTGGTCATTGATATCGGTGGCGCATGGAACAGCGGCTATCCCACTCGCAACCTCTATCATTTCAAGCTGCTAATCATGCTTTGTGAAGAGATCGGCTTTCACCTCGCACAAGAATTCTACTGGTGGAACCCTTCTAAGCTCCCAACACCTGCCGAATGGGTTACCGTACGGCGCCTCCGCGTCAAGGACGCCATCAACACCGTATGGTGGTTGTCCAAGACACCCTGGCCCAAGGCAAGTAACCGCCGCGTTCTCCAACCCTATAGCGCAAGCATGCAAGACCTACTCGAAAAAGGTTACAAGGCGAAGAAGCGACCTTCAGGCCATGACATCAGCGAGAAGTTCAGCATCGACAACGGCGCTGCAATTCCGCCTAACCTCCTTGCGATTCCCAATACTGAGAGCAATAGCTTCTACCTCCGTTACTGCGAAGAACACGGGATGAAGCCGCATCCTGCCCGGTTTCCGGCGGAACTTCCCGAATATTTCGTCCGTATGCTGACAGACCCTGATGACTTCGTGGTTGATCCTTTTGCTGGCAGTTGTGTGACTGGCGAAGTCTGTGAGCGCACAAATCGACGCTGGACATGCATAGAACTACTACACGAATACTGTGAAGCCGCCCTCGGCCGTTTTGTTCGCGATCCAAGTGAGACCACTAAGTCTGATTCCTATCCCAGTGATCCCTCAAACTATTACCGCGTTCCCCGACCTGGCATTCTGTGGGATAGAACTCACAACGGCTCTTTGCCCAAGGACGGCGGTAGGAAGCGCCGTATAAAGGCGACTTGACGCGCCCTGCGGCGGGGTGTTTACAACTTTTCCACGCTGCAAGGAGAAACTCACCGTGGCAATAACAGCGCTCATAAACGGCAGGATAATTGACGGCAATGGCGGGCCGCCGCTTGTGGACGGTGCCGTTCTCATTGTGGATAACCGCATCGAGGCTGTGGGCAGCAATGTGGATATCCCGCCGGATGCCGAGGTCATCGACATTGCGGGCACGAGCCTCCTGCCCGGCATGATGGACCTGCACGTGCACCTGCACGGGCCGTATCAGGCGCTGCAGAAGCTGCGCAAGTCGCTCCTGGCGGGTTTCACGACGATCGCCCACGTGGCGGGCACCATGCCGCCGGCCTCCACGCAGTGCCGCCAGGCGATTGCGGACGGCTGGTTCCCGGAGTGTGCCCGGTTGATTGTCGGCGCCGTGGTGGACTGTACCAACGGCCACGTACGGGGTCGGGTGGCGGACGGCCCATGGGAAGTGCGCAAAGCCGTGCGGGAGATGGTGCAGGCCAAGGTTGACTTCATCAAGACGGCTGCCAGCGGCGGCTTCTGGGCGGAAGACGAAGAGACCTGGTGGCTGGACTACACCCAGGAAGAGCTGGATGCCCTGGTACACGAAGCCCACAGCGTCGGGCGGCTCGTGGTGGTGCATTGCCACACGCAACCGGGGCTGGACATGGCAATTCAGGCCGGCTGCGATCAGATTCACCACGGCGCGCTCATCGACGAAAAAGCCCTGCAGGGAATCTTGGAGAACGAACTCTACTTTGTGCCGACGCTCCGCGTCACCTCCCGCCAGAACATGGCGATAAAGTACGGCGCGGGCCGCCCGTGGGAGACGCGCAAGATGGGCGAGGCCCACTACGTCCACCGCGAGGGTGTGCGCCTGGCGCACAAGATGGGCGTGAAGATGGGGCTAGGCACCGACTGCCCGAGCACACCTCCCTGGGACATCTGGGATAGCGGCTTTGAACTCCAGGAGTTCGTGGGCTGCGGCCTGAGCCCGCTGGAAGCCATCGGCGTGGCCACGAAGGGTTCGGCTGAAGCAATGAAGATCGACGATAGGCTCGGCACGTTAGAAAAGGGCAAGCTTGCCGACGTGGTCGTGGTGGACGGCGATCCCGCCAGCGACATTCAGGCCGTGGTGAACTATGCCAATGTCCGCTACGTCTTCAAGGAGGGCAGGCTCGCGGTGAGTAGAGATCCGGCCCGGCCGGCGACCGCCCATCTTGCAACCTATCCCCGCGACTTCACCCCAATTGACGAGCGCTTCACCGCCGATCCGGACTGGGAAGCCGCAGCCGGGCTGGCGTAGGTCACAGCTTGCGATGCAGTCGCGGTCATCAATCAGCGACGATTTGGACGAGGAGTTGGCGGTCTTTCGACATGTTTTGACCGACCCCACTTTCTTGGTCTCCCCAATGATGGTTCGTCTCGTGTTAGTAAGAGGTGTGGAAGAGTAGGTGCGAGGATAGCGCGTCCTTCCCGCTAGACCTGTCCGTTCAGTGCAAACAGAGTGACGACTTTCCTGGCAGTCACGTCATGCCTGAGGAGAGTGAGACATCCGGCCTGCTGGCCTGCTCCTGAGTCTGCTGCTCGTGGCGTACCCCCATTGAGAAGGCAAAACGTAGGGGCACGACATGTCGTGCCCCTCCCAGCGTGCTGCGGAATTCGCAACCTTGCGCTGTTCCGTGTTACAGGTTCTTACCCCAGGCAGCCGCCTTTATTAATCCAGCCTTGTACCTGCTCTTGAGTAGTCGCCATGGCGTCGGCGACTGGAAGCGATCCCTCCACCATGGCATCCCAGGTGGCGCGCCACGCGGCATAGAATTCCCTTTGCTGCAGCAATTGTGGTTCAGGCCTTCCGTCTTGCGCCATCTGCGTGTAGACAGCGGGGTTCTCGAATGGATAGAGCGTCAGCGGCGCAAGATGCTTGTTGGCATTGAAGCGGCCCTGGCCGAAGACAGCCAAGTGCGGTTGGGCCGCGGCGCTCACCGTGTACTTGAGGAAGGTCCAGGCGCCGTCGGCGTTCTTGGCGCCGTTGCCGAGGTGGATAGCGCTTGGCGTCATGACCGTGCCGCGGTCGCCGTTCGGGCCCCGCGGCCGGGGAGCCATGCCAATGCTGAAGAGGTCGCGCGCCGCGATCCCCTCGTCGAATTGGCGCACGGCGTCTGGCGCGCGCTCGACCATGCCTTGCGTACCATAGAGAAAGGTGCCGCCAATGACGTTGTGCTTGGTAAAGAGATCAACGCTGTACTGCACCGCGTCCGTGAATGCGGGAGTAGTAAAGGAAGCCTCGGTGCAGCCTTCATCCCAAAGTTCTGCGCCCCACGCCCAGGCGTAGTACGGCAGATACGACGTGAACATAGGGAAGACCTGC
Above is a genomic segment from Chloroflexota bacterium containing:
- a CDS encoding amidohydrolase family protein, with the protein product MAITALINGRIIDGNGGPPLVDGAVLIVDNRIEAVGSNVDIPPDAEVIDIAGTSLLPGMMDLHVHLHGPYQALQKLRKSLLAGFTTIAHVAGTMPPASTQCRQAIADGWFPECARLIVGAVVDCTNGHVRGRVADGPWEVRKAVREMVQAKVDFIKTAASGGFWAEDEETWWLDYTQEELDALVHEAHSVGRLVVVHCHTQPGLDMAIQAGCDQIHHGALIDEKALQGILENELYFVPTLRVTSRQNMAIKYGAGRPWETRKMGEAHYVHREGVRLAHKMGVKMGLGTDCPSTPPWDIWDSGFELQEFVGCGLSPLEAIGVATKGSAEAMKIDDRLGTLEKGKLADVVVVDGDPASDIQAVVNYANVRYVFKEGRLAVSRDPARPATAHLATYPRDFTPIDERFTADPDWEAAAGLA
- a CDS encoding site-specific DNA-methyltransferase; amino-acid sequence: MQEGNHTAFKTFHKTSLGEVIHGDSLHVLATYADNSVNLIMTSPPFGLVRKKEYGNVEASEYVDWFKPFGAEFHRVLTENGSLVIDIGGAWNSGYPTRNLYHFKLLIMLCEEIGFHLAQEFYWWNPSKLPTPAEWVTVRRLRVKDAINTVWWLSKTPWPKASNRRVLQPYSASMQDLLEKGYKAKKRPSGHDISEKFSIDNGAAIPPNLLAIPNTESNSFYLRYCEEHGMKPHPARFPAELPEYFVRMLTDPDDFVVDPFAGSCVTGEVCERTNRRWTCIELLHEYCEAALGRFVRDPSETTKSDSYPSDPSNYYRVPRPGILWDRTHNGSLPKDGGRKRRIKAT